GCTTATTGGAAATTTTGACAGAGCTCATAAAAAGCTATCCGCCATTGTTTCGTGGGAGAACAGCCGAAAAGCATCTGTAGAAGCTGAGCTAAAACATATTGAGGTAACACCCCATTTTATAGAAGGCTGATATGGAAAGTTCCATCCATCATTTGCAGTTCTATAAagctaaattattatttctagACAATTTAGTTCAGAATATATCCTCACTGTGAAATCCTGCTGCATTCATGTTCATATATTCGTAATGCTTAATTCATGAACAAATTCAactttgctttattttttacaGAGATTCATGTTTCCCTCTTCAACTTTTATTCAGTGATTCTGCCTCCTCAGGGTGACCATTATAGTTGGAAAACCATGATATGATTAGTCCTACTTCTTTGTGCTTTGTTCGGTAAACATGTTTTTCGTGCAATTTTGCTCCTAAGCCATGTTCTATTAGTTAAATTACCACACTCAGTTAATTAATTAGCATAATAATGTCTCAAAATCACTCTCCGTTGATTTGGTAGGTGGGTTTTCTATAAAGACCTCAATGAATTTGCTTCTTGCTGAGTGtgaaaaactttaatattagaAGAAATATTAATGATGAGCTTCAAAATCTCTCCAGAATTCACACTTTCTGACAATTCTGTTATATTCTTGCAGGAAAAACTGGAGAAGAAAAAGGCACAGTATGcggagaaaatgaaaaacaagatgGCACTGATTCACAAGGCAGCTGAAGAAAAGAAAGCAATGGTTGAAGCTAAGAAAGGAGAAGATCTTCTCAAAGCAGAGGAGACAGCTGCAAAATATCGTGCCACTGGAACTGCCCCTAAGAAGCTCCTTGGTTGTTTTTGAGGCTAAAATCCTGAAAGGTCAGATTgaagaattaaattatatgtatatgcTCTTTGAAGAACATTCATTTGTTAACTAGTTTTGGTGTTTGGTTTATGGTGTGTTCCTCTGTATATACAATTTGTGAGAATTATTGAATTCGTATGAAAGAAGTTTGATATATTGTTGTATCTGAAGGTCATGGAAATATTGGTTGCGATCAAATGCTAGTGTTTTTGGTTATATTTGCTCAACAGTGAAAGACCTCCATTTCATATGAAAGAATTTATGggcaaagaaagaaagagcatTTTAGATGAATTTGAGAATCTACTAGCCTATACACAAGACATAACACTATGAAACATTAAAGACAATGCTTCAAGGAGTAGTTTGTGTGATAAAAGAGaagatttcaaatataatagAGCATAAGTTTAAATCACTTAGACGacatatcaagattaaaaaCTGCCTCATGAGAGTTTCCAAGGCCTAGTTTGATATGCTGAACCAATTTAGCATCTTCTTCAGGAGACCAAGCTCCTTTCTTTCACTCCATCCTTATTATAATCATATGCACAATTGTAGATAAGTCTCTGTCTTATAGTGATGTTCTTAATTGTATTGTCTTTTAACCAAATATGAATTGACCAAGATTATAAAACactcaaacaaaatacaaaggGTTTTATATAAACTTGATTCGGCCATTTCCTGAagcaaattaatttgatattgaaacTTCTGATTGATTATCAATATGTAACAAAGGTTTTCCTCCCTAATAATAGTCACTACAATGCAATAGTTTTTAGAGTGAGATGTAAATATTGTACGTTCTATTTGAGAATGAGCTCTAACTTTATATGATAGCAAATCTATTGACTCATTCTATTAAAAACCCaataacttataatattttacagTTATTACACAAATTAAGAAGTTCAATATGAAATGTAACAGACTTTTACAATATCATcacataatatttaataaactaattttaaactataaatctatttggttttattttaattaaattaaaatgtaattaatgTATGTCTACATAAGAAATTCCGATGTTGGCGGCTTGACTCCTAATCATCATTCTTCACCCCCATACCATTTAATATTTGGTCTTTTCGTTCTTTTCTTATCTGTTAAAAGACAGTAACCTGTATTTATCTAGCATAGTTACCAGGAGGGTATATCCTACTTTACCATTTTCCTTCgttttttatcttcatttttttaactgtaATTGTAAACGACGAAGCTTGGTGGGGGCATCCCTCAGCAGGTCAAAACCTACTTCTTCATAAATTCTTCTATGTTTGTTTTAGGTACATTTGGACACCACATTGGACTGATGCTATTCCCATCATTTTGACTTtgacttaattataaaatgaactGACAATGCCCACTGGAATTTTCTGGGTCTGTGTTCATTTCTAACTAATGTTTGAGGTAGCCTCTCTTCAATGACTTCTGTTTGTAAATGTTAACTTCTAAATACGTCTAAAAAGAGGAAGAGATAAGAGGAAATGAATATTCTTTTGCATACCAGAAAAGGAATTTCTCAATTTTCAAGCTAAAGCTTTGGCTCTGGCTTCAGTTTTCTGCCCACCAAAACCTGATGTTTATGTAGTGATTATGAGCGAGAGTTCCACACATCGATCATTAAGTTCATGAAGAACCATTGCGAATCTAGGACTGTCAATTGGGGCCAGGCCCAGTTGATTGGTCCAATAAATTCAGTTGAGCTGAATAGATTTCGGGTCTCGAATGGGTCTAGACAAAAAATTTGCCCATCAAGTTATTAGACTCAGATTTGAACAGGGGTTGTTCAAATTCGAGATCCCATAGACCTAAAAATATATTGTGGGCAAGAATGTATTCGtcaagttttcaaatatattaagagattataaaaataattttgcaggtttttaaaattgtaaaacgAGTGTAAAATAGATCCAAAACAAGCataaaacccaaaattttttgtagacctaaatttaaacaaatcaaacctGATTCAGTAGGTCTAATTGACAATCCTATGCGAATCTAACTATAGTTGGATGGGCGCATAAAGCCCCAGCCCCAGCTATATGAACCAAGTGAATAATAATACCTTCTTATTTTACAAGCAACTTCCATCCAAGATGACAACTCTTGTTGATCACAAACTCCTTTCAGTGTCcttttcttctccatttttattaattaatgtttataaTTCTTTAGATAGTTGCTTGAAATTGTGtttaaaacattgttaattTGCTTAATAAAATTCCAGTATTTAATATTGGGTAGTCTAAATCCTACGTCTTAgaatataaaaaagacaaattcattaaaatcaaaacattttatttttaatatttgatcatGTGCATAGCATGATTATGACATACtgatattttcaactttttatatGCAGTTCATTTGCCTTTAGGGAAAGTCTATGCACTCAGGCACTTTACCATTTCAGGATGTAgggtaatttgaaaaaaaaaaaaaaaaacccatttgaGCCGAACAATTTTTTTAGAGTTGAACCAACTATATcgatcaaataaaatttttggttaagaaattgactttacAATCACTGAATCAATTAATTCAAGAGATTCATCTTGATTTAACATCAGTAGATTACGGATCAACCCGTTGGCCAATATACAGGGTAATGTTAGTTATCTCTTTTTCACAATATTTTTGACATTAAGCTACTTGACGGAAAATAGAATCTGCGTCATCACATTTTCTGCCTCTTCGTATCCAAGAAAACTAGCTTTCCCTATTCTCCAAAACTTGCAGAAGGAGTTGCAGAAGTTTGATAAGACCTCGTGGATAAAATTACAAGACCCTAcagctttttaaattttgtaagtaCATTAATAACCGCTGCCATCGATGATCCTGTAAACCTCTTTAGTAATGTTTCATAACATTTATTGGAATCCATAAGCTAAACAAGGAGATCCTTCTTTTTCTCAGAATGTTTCCGATCTAAAACAGCGTATATTTGAACTTCTGCAGACAGTATAATTGGAAACATTCGAAAACACTATATTCATACTTGCACAccatttaaatacttaattgaattctCAAAATTGGACACACATAATTATCCGTAAGTCTACCGAAACTTTAGAAAAAGCCTGAATCCTCGATATGAGGTTCCCCACTCCTTTAGGTGTATGTTTATTAATTCCTCCCCATTCtcagatattaattattttctctgCAGGATATTGCGCTGAAATGGACACCCATAACAATCATTTTTGTCGTTGTTGCTGTTCTTTTCTGGGCCAACTTAGCCCTCAGAGAggatttcataatttgaagttCACAAAGAATctgaaattattataaataaaataacctgCAAAAGATGCCATGGAGCTTGTATTATATGGATAGCTTTATCATCAagtaaatctcataatttttttatacaaagatGCAACTTGCAGCTAATCATTAGCATTAAAATTAACACTACAACGGGCATCGATTAGGTTGATGAAACATCGGATTGATACATCATACTGTGTAGACTTTTAAAGGGAGTACCCAATGAAGAACGTGAAcctaaaaaaaaagttaacgaAACCTCGTAATGAGGTAAGCGAAGGTTTTATCCTTGACAACCCAATTATTAGCCTGCAATGACATGGCACTGTAAGATTTGTTATACACTAACcgaataaaaacttttaatcaTAATCTCACGTAATCTATATACAGAGGTATCAAAtacttaattgaaattttacgTTATTAGAATACTTAAAATATCatacaatttgaatttgttatagggggaaaatattgtttttaaaaacttggattgaagaaattgttaattttttgggtttaggggggaaaataaaatcaaatttaagtttatttttaatattacagataaaataacgattttacctttgaaaccgttaattttaactgttcatgaccgggtaaatgagattttcaaagttaacgaagAGAAACTTAGGaaatcaacatactttgggttggaaatagtcctttggatatatatatagttgttaGACCACATCAAAtgtctaataaattttaagattcacattaatattattgattttctaATATAACATTGTTAAAATCATTGCTTTATATCCTATAATACAATGGTTTTTTTCACAAACGTGtcttattgttaattttctaatacaacactattaaaaccgttattttatattttataatacaacgGTTTTTTTGCAActgtaatttattgttaatttcttaatataataCTATTAAAACCATTGCTTGTGTTATTTAAGGCAATGGTTTAAAAACTATAGCGAGTAttcaattatttagttttattaatggtTTTTTTCACAACTGTGtcttattgttaattttctaatacaacactattaaaaccattgttttatattttataatacaacgGTTTTTTTGTAActgtaatttattgttaatttcttaatataataCTATTAAAACCGTTGTTTGTGTTATTTAAGGCAACGGTTTAAAAACTGTAACGAGTATTcaattatttggttttattaaatcaaaatcataattaaagaaaagtttaaaataatcaCTTCGTTCCCAAAAGAGTGAGCTTATAAGAAAGTCAATTAATGCCACTTGaaactatttaattacataaaagtATGACTTTCccgtaaataatatttaaaatgcaGGAGAGGTATCACCTAGGGGTAGATGAATAACAACTCATTACAGAGAACCCAACTAATTAATTATGATCAATTCCTGAagtttattcataaataattctCGCCAAGGAAATTACAAGCTGTCGAATATTATGTAGAATAACAATTCCATGCAAGAAAAACCACTAATTAAACTTGTATGCTTTGTAATTTCTTGGGGTAAGATTATTCTGAGAAGTTCAATTAGAAGTTTTTCTTCATGCTTGCACTCAACTGTCCACCTATTAACAACATGCAAGCTCTTATAAGTACATTACATCATTGTTCATATTCAAACTGCTACATATGTCATCCCCAGAGATGGAATCCCCAAACCCAATTCCAGAAATCTGATCTTCGAACTTGAATTCTGAGTTCAATATTTCATCCATCAAACCATTGTGAAAACCAGCCTGGAAATCGCCACCAAATCCGCCCTCATTCAATAAATAACCATGGCTGAGAGAATCCTGGAGAAAGTTTGTGTTATGAGTATTAAAGCCATCCCTGGAAACCACCGGCTTATGGCCTGAATTTACTGAGCTCCCACTTTGAACATTCTCCAGGGATAGCCACTCTGCAAATAAAA
The genomic region above belongs to Mangifera indica cultivar Alphonso chromosome 15, CATAS_Mindica_2.1, whole genome shotgun sequence and contains:
- the LOC123198051 gene encoding LOW QUALITY PROTEIN: 25.3 kDa vesicle transport protein (The sequence of the model RefSeq protein was modified relative to this genomic sequence to represent the inferred CDS: inserted 1 base in 1 codon; deleted 1 base in 1 codon) — encoded protein: MTTLVDHNSFHYLTENRICVITFSASSYPRKLAFPILQNLQKELQKFDKXLVDKITRPYSFLNFDIALKWTPITIIFVVVAVLFWANLALREDFII